GCCCGGACTTCCCAGAGATACCCACCGACCGCGGCTACGGACACGGAAAGCTCGTCGAGGAACTGTGGGAGCACGCGGTGGGTAATACGCTGACCGCGCCGACGTTTGTCAAGGATTTCCCCGTCGAGACAACACCTTTGACTCGCCAACACCGCAGCATCGAGGGTGTGACCGAGAAGTGGGATCTCTATGTGCGCGGAGTGGAGTTGGCCACCGGGTACTCGGAATTAAACGATCCGGTCGTCCAGCGCGAACGATTTGCCGAACAAGCGCGCGCCGCGGCGGCCGGCGACGACGAGGCTATGCTGCTTGATGAAGATTTTCTCACGGCACTGGAGTATGGGATGCCGCCAACCACCGGAACGGGAATGGGTATCGACCGGTTGTTGATGACTTTGACCGGCCTGTCAATTAGAGAGACAGTTTTGTTCCCGATTGTTCGACCGCACTCCAGCTGAAAGCCGAACACACTGTGTTGCGCTCAGATTGAGTATGCTGCGTTCATATGGCAGATTAGTGACCGGGGAGTGGGTCCAAACTGCCCAGCAACTGCTCAGGAAGAACGCGAGGGTAAGCTAATGGCGAAAAAAGTCACCGTCACCTTGGTTGATGATTTCGACGGTGCAGGCGCCGCCGACGAAACCGTCGAATTCGGGCTTGACGGGGTGACCTATGAGATTGATCTTTCAACGAAGAATGCGGCGAAACTCCGCGGTGATCTGAAGCAGTGGGTGGCAGCCGGCCGCCGCGTCGGGGGTCGTCGTCGGGGGCGTTCCGGAACGGGGCGCGGCCGCGGGGCGATCGACCGCGAGCAGAGCGCCGCGATCCGCGAATGGGCCCGCCGAAATGGACACAACGTGTCGACGCGCGGCCGCATCCCGGCCGACGTGATCGACGCATTCCACGCGGCCACCTAACAAAGCGTTACCGGCGCCCGGTCGCAAAGGCCTGGGCGCCGGTTTCTGTTTTCGCTGGCGGCGAAACGATCATCGGCGCTCGGGGGAAACGATTTTATGGTTAATCTCGTTTCTCCAGCTATGGCTCGGTCGTCACGGGGGATTCCTCGCCACGCAGCCGACCAGGCCCGAACGGCAAGGCACCGCAAGGTTAGAACCCCGACGGGCCGACCATTACAGTGGACACCAGGTACGCGTCGCGGCCCCTGTGCCGACAACGATGAAGTACCGATGGTGAGGGAGAGCAGGTAACCACCGATGTTCGAACGATTTACTGACCGTGCCCGCAGGGTGGTCGTCCTGGCCCAAGAAGAGGCCCGGATGCTCAACCACAACTACATCGGCACCGAGCACATCCTGCTGGGTCTGATTCACGAAGGTGAAGGCGTCGCCGCGAAGTCGCTGGAGTCGCTGGGGATCTCGCTCGAGGGTGTCCGCAGCCAGGTCGAGGAGATCATCGGCCAGGGCCAGCAGGCCCCGTCCGGGCACATCCCGTTCACCCCGCGTGCCAAGAAGGTCCTCGAGCTGAGCCTGCGTGAGGCGTTGCAGCTGGGCCATAACTACATCGGCACCGAGCACATCCTGCTGGGCCTGATCCGTGAGGGCGAAGGCGTGGCCGCGCAGGTGCTGGTCAAGCTGGGCGCCGAGTTGACCCGGGTGCGCCAGCAGGTGATTCAGCTGCTCAGCGGTTACCAGGGCAAGGAGGCCGCCGAGGCCGGAACCGGTGGCCGCGGCGGCGAGTCGGGCAGCCCGTCCACGTCGTTGGTGCTCGACCAGTTCGGGCGCAACCTGACGGCTGCCGCGATGGAAGGCAAGCTGGACCCCGTCATCGGCCGCGAGAAGGAAATCGAGCGGGTGATGCAGGTGCTGAGCCGGCGCACCAAGAACAACCCGGTGCTGATCGGCGAGCCCGGCGTCGGCAAGACCGCCGTGGTCGAGGGCTTGGCGCAGGCCATCGTGCACGGCGAGGTGCCCGAGACGCTGAAGGACAAGCAGCTCTACACCCTCGACCTGGGATCGCTGGTCGCCGGCAGCCGCTACCGCGGTGACTTCGAGGAACGCCTGAAGAAGGTGCTCAAGGAGATCAACACCCGCGGCGACATCATCCTGTTCATCGACGAGCTACACACCCTGGTGGGTGCCGGTGCCGCCGAGGGTGCGATCGACGCCGCGTCGATCCTCAAGCCGAAGCTGGCCCGCGGCGAGCTGCAGACCATCGGCGCCACCACACTCGACGAGTACCGCAAGTACATCGAGAAAGACGCCGCCCTGGAACGCCGCTTCCAGCCGGTGCAGGTGGGCGAGCCGACGGTGGAGCACACCATCGAGATCCTCAAGGGCCTGCGAGACCGGTACGAGGCGCACCACCGGGTTTCGATCACCGATTCCGCGATGGTCGCGGCCGCCACACTGGCCGACCGCTACATCAACGACCGGTTCCTGCCGGACAAGGCGATCGACCTGATCGACGAGGCGGGCGCCCGGATGCGCATCCGCCGGATGACCGCGCCGCCAGACCTGCGCGAGTTCGACGAGAAGATCGCCGAGGCGCGCCGGGAGAAGGAATCGGCGATCGACGCTCAGGACTTCGAGAAGGCCGCCAGTCTGCGCGACCGGGAGAAGCAACTGGTCGCCCAGCGGACCGAGCGCGAAAAGCAGTGGCGGTCAGGCGATCTCGATGTGGTCGCCGAGGTCGACGACGAGCAGATCGCCGAGGTGCTGGGTAACTGGACCGGCATCCCGGTGTTCAAGCTCACCGAGGCGGAGACCACGCGCCTGCTGCGCATGGAGGACGAGCTGCACAAGCGGATCATCGGCCAGGTGGAT
The Mycobacterium sp. 050128 genome window above contains:
- the clpC1 gene encoding ATP-dependent protease ATP-binding subunit ClpC, translating into MFERFTDRARRVVVLAQEEARMLNHNYIGTEHILLGLIHEGEGVAAKSLESLGISLEGVRSQVEEIIGQGQQAPSGHIPFTPRAKKVLELSLREALQLGHNYIGTEHILLGLIREGEGVAAQVLVKLGAELTRVRQQVIQLLSGYQGKEAAEAGTGGRGGESGSPSTSLVLDQFGRNLTAAAMEGKLDPVIGREKEIERVMQVLSRRTKNNPVLIGEPGVGKTAVVEGLAQAIVHGEVPETLKDKQLYTLDLGSLVAGSRYRGDFEERLKKVLKEINTRGDIILFIDELHTLVGAGAAEGAIDAASILKPKLARGELQTIGATTLDEYRKYIEKDAALERRFQPVQVGEPTVEHTIEILKGLRDRYEAHHRVSITDSAMVAAATLADRYINDRFLPDKAIDLIDEAGARMRIRRMTAPPDLREFDEKIAEARREKESAIDAQDFEKAASLRDREKQLVAQRTEREKQWRSGDLDVVAEVDDEQIAEVLGNWTGIPVFKLTEAETTRLLRMEDELHKRIIGQVDAVKAVSKAIRRTRAGLKDPKRPSGSFIFAGPSGVGKTELSKALANFLFGDDDALIQIDMGEFHDRFTASRLFGAPPGYVGYEEGGQLTEKVRRKPFSVVLFDEIEKAHQEIYNSLLQVLEDGRLTDGQGRTVDFKNTVLIFTSNLGTSDISKPVGLGFTQGGGENDYERMKQKVNDELKKHFRPEFLNRIDDIIVFHQLTRDEIIQMVDLMIERVGKQLKTKDMALELTDKAKSLLAKRGFDPVLGARPLRRTIQREIEDQLSEKILFDEVGPGQVVTVDVEDWDGEGTGEEAKFTFVGRRKPPAEPELQKAGAHAAPENQ
- the lsr2 gene encoding histone-like nucleoid-structuring protein Lsr2, with the translated sequence MAKKVTVTLVDDFDGAGAADETVEFGLDGVTYEIDLSTKNAAKLRGDLKQWVAAGRRVGGRRRGRSGTGRGRGAIDREQSAAIREWARRNGHNVSTRGRIPADVIDAFHAAT